The Verrucomicrobiota bacterium genome has a segment encoding these proteins:
- a CDS encoding glycerophosphodiester phosphodiesterase — MNPLPLLETPAKSILRRRSVRPLTGLSEGSGTVSRGAASTLHILHRSLLVLFLGLALAAAGADIIAHRGASHDAPENTLAAFKLGWEQHADAVELDIWLTQDGRIICLHDEDTKRTTGVAKVASKTSLADLRALDAGSWKDPRWKGEKLPTLEETLAILPRGRRLVIEIKCGVEALPELGRVLKSAGTPHAQLVIISFKFDVCAQARALWPDIPVLFLSSFKQDKATKAWTPVLDELIARAKGAKLDGINISYKGPADASWVRKTHAAGLKFYVWTVDDVATARQFLDAGADGITTNRPGWLREQLGLPRP, encoded by the coding sequence ATGAACCCACTGCCACTCCTTGAGACCCCTGCAAAGTCCATCTTGCGTCGGCGTAGTGTCCGGCCTTTGACCGGACTTTCCGAGGGATCTGGCACGGTCAGTCGGGGTGCAGCCTCGACGCTGCACATTTTGCACCGGTCTCTCCTTGTCTTGTTCCTGGGCCTGGCGCTCGCCGCCGCCGGCGCGGACATCATCGCGCACCGCGGCGCGTCGCACGACGCCCCGGAGAACACGCTCGCCGCGTTCAAGCTCGGCTGGGAGCAGCACGCCGACGCCGTCGAGCTCGACATCTGGCTCACTCAAGACGGCCGCATCATCTGCCTTCACGACGAAGACACCAAGCGCACCACCGGCGTCGCGAAGGTCGCGTCCAAGACCTCCCTTGCCGACTTGCGCGCCCTCGACGCCGGCTCGTGGAAGGACCCGCGGTGGAAGGGCGAAAAACTCCCGACACTCGAGGAAACGCTCGCGATCCTCCCGCGCGGCCGACGGCTCGTCATCGAGATCAAGTGCGGCGTCGAAGCGCTGCCCGAACTCGGACGCGTGCTCAAATCCGCCGGCACCCCGCACGCGCAACTCGTCATCATCAGCTTCAAGTTCGACGTCTGCGCGCAAGCCAGGGCGCTGTGGCCGGACATCCCCGTCCTCTTCCTCTCCAGCTTCAAGCAGGACAAGGCCACGAAGGCGTGGACGCCGGTGCTCGACGAACTCATCGCGCGCGCGAAGGGCGCCAAGCTCGACGGCATCAACATCAGCTACAAAGGCCCGGCCGACGCCTCGTGGGTCCGCAAGACACACGCCGCCGGGCTGAAGTTCTACGTCTGGACGGTTGACGACGTGGCGACCGCGCGACAGTTCCTCGACGCCGGCGCGGACGGCATCACCACCAACCGCCCCGGCTGGCTGCGCGAGCAGTTGGGATTGCCACGACCCTAG
- the xylA gene encoding xylose isomerase yields MPAFPDIGRIQYEGPASKNPLAYKWYDATEVIEGRTMAEHLRFSVVYWHTMRGGGADMFGGPTAQRAWNYGECTTAQAQHRARCFFEFVGKLGAPYYAFHDRDVASHGKTLRESNKNLDAVVKVMKQEQKRTGIKLLWGTAQLFVHPRYMHGAATSCNADVFAYAAAQVKKALEVTHELGGEGYTFWGGREGYSTLWNTDMKRELEHLAKFLHMAVAYKKEIGFKGQFYIEPKPKEPTKHQYDSDAAACLNFLREYDLMGHLKLNLETNHATLAGHSMQHELEVAGAAGALGSIDANTGDLMLGWDTDQFPTDIYLTTQCMLSILKYGGFSTGGVNFDAKVRRESFEPVDLFHAHIGGMDAFARGLKIAAAIRADGRLDAFVKNRYRTWDSGIGREIEKGRANFKSLEKYTLARGEPANESGRQEFLENLINEFI; encoded by the coding sequence ATGCCCGCATTCCCCGACATCGGCCGCATCCAATACGAAGGTCCCGCCTCGAAGAATCCGCTCGCCTACAAGTGGTATGACGCCACCGAGGTCATCGAGGGCAGGACGATGGCCGAGCACCTGCGCTTCTCCGTGGTGTATTGGCACACGATGCGCGGCGGCGGCGCGGACATGTTCGGCGGGCCGACCGCGCAGCGCGCGTGGAACTATGGCGAATGCACCACCGCGCAGGCGCAGCACCGGGCGAGGTGCTTCTTCGAGTTCGTCGGGAAACTCGGCGCGCCTTACTACGCCTTCCACGACCGGGACGTGGCTTCGCACGGCAAGACGCTGCGCGAGTCGAACAAAAACCTCGACGCCGTCGTGAAGGTGATGAAGCAGGAGCAGAAGCGCACCGGCATCAAGCTGCTTTGGGGCACGGCGCAACTGTTCGTCCACCCGCGCTACATGCACGGCGCGGCGACGAGTTGCAACGCGGACGTGTTCGCCTACGCCGCCGCGCAGGTGAAGAAGGCGCTCGAAGTCACGCACGAACTCGGAGGCGAAGGCTACACCTTCTGGGGCGGACGCGAAGGCTACTCGACGCTCTGGAACACGGACATGAAGCGGGAGCTCGAGCATCTCGCCAAGTTCCTCCACATGGCCGTGGCCTACAAAAAGGAAATCGGCTTCAAGGGCCAGTTCTACATCGAGCCGAAGCCCAAGGAACCCACCAAGCACCAATACGACTCCGACGCCGCCGCGTGCCTGAACTTCCTCCGCGAATACGACCTGATGGGGCACCTCAAGCTGAACCTGGAGACCAACCACGCCACGCTCGCCGGCCACTCCATGCAGCACGAGCTGGAAGTCGCGGGCGCGGCGGGCGCGCTGGGCAGCATTGATGCGAACACCGGCGATTTGATGCTCGGTTGGGACACCGACCAATTCCCGACCGACATTTACCTCACCACGCAGTGCATGTTGAGCATCCTGAAATACGGCGGCTTCAGCACCGGCGGCGTGAACTTCGATGCCAAGGTCCGCCGCGAGAGCTTCGAGCCCGTGGACCTCTTCCACGCGCACATCGGTGGCATGGACGCCTTCGCTCGCGGCCTGAAAATCGCCGCCGCCATCCGCGCCGACGGCCGCCTCGACGCCTTCGTGAAGAACCGCTACCGCACCTGGGACAGCGGCATCGGCCGCGAGATCGAGAAGGGGAGGGCGAACTTCAAGTCCCTGGAAAAATACACGCTCGCCCGCGGCGAACCTGCGAACGAAAGCGGCCGGCAGGAGTTTCTCGAGAACTTGATCAACGAGTTCATCTGA
- a CDS encoding cytochrome c, translated as MTSKSRRAGLLLSAMLALQTAGAGRVAGAEAVTYFGDVERIFRNHCVECHRVGGNAPFALVSFEDVRRKAKTIREVVEKRIMPPWGASPQHGAFVNDPSLTAKDIAKLGRWIEGGMERGDAARALPPPPPGAEWQIGTPDVIFETEPVEVPGEGPVPYRYVRLPTNLREDRWVEATQILSTSPEIVHHVLVFIERAAPPAPGVTRPWTPPFDPTRLLEGSEPGEAWKWIAKFQDHLKDLQVGGGGGLNGSFATSLSGGRGMNFPPGRAKLLPAGATLTFQIHYTPVGTKRESKTRIGLRFAKAPPREPLDSRSLATVAFTIPPGAKSHEVKATKVLPRDALLVSLRPHMHLRGKSFRFIAEQPDGREEILLDVPKWNFEWQVEYILAKPKLLPRGTRLRAHATYDNSSGNPANPDPTKEVFFGLQSHEEMMIGYYEVVWGPDPRAASAKGAVRPAP; from the coding sequence ATGACATCCAAGTCCAGACGCGCCGGATTGCTTCTTAGTGCGATGCTCGCGCTGCAGACTGCGGGCGCGGGCCGGGTCGCAGGCGCGGAGGCGGTGACTTACTTCGGGGATGTGGAAAGGATATTCCGCAATCATTGCGTGGAATGCCACCGGGTCGGCGGCAACGCGCCGTTCGCGCTCGTGTCGTTCGAGGACGTGCGGCGGAAGGCGAAGACCATTCGCGAAGTGGTCGAGAAGCGCATCATGCCGCCGTGGGGTGCGAGTCCGCAGCACGGGGCCTTTGTCAATGACCCGTCGCTCACGGCCAAGGACATCGCCAAGCTGGGGCGTTGGATCGAGGGTGGCATGGAGCGCGGCGATGCGGCGCGCGCCCTGCCGCCGCCGCCGCCGGGGGCCGAATGGCAGATCGGGACACCCGACGTGATCTTTGAGACTGAACCGGTCGAAGTCCCCGGCGAAGGACCGGTGCCGTATCGATACGTGCGCCTGCCGACCAACCTGCGTGAAGACCGGTGGGTCGAGGCGACTCAAATCCTCTCCACATCGCCGGAGATCGTTCATCACGTTCTTGTCTTCATTGAAAGGGCGGCACCACCCGCGCCGGGCGTGACCCGGCCATGGACACCTCCATTTGACCCGACCCGCCTGCTCGAAGGTTCTGAACCCGGCGAGGCATGGAAATGGATCGCCAAGTTTCAAGACCACCTAAAGGACTTGCAAGTGGGCGGCGGCGGCGGCCTCAATGGCAGCTTTGCTACTTCGCTCTCCGGTGGTCGTGGCATGAACTTCCCGCCAGGTCGCGCCAAGCTCCTTCCCGCCGGAGCCACCCTGACGTTTCAGATTCATTACACGCCCGTCGGGACGAAGCGTGAATCCAAGACGCGCATCGGCCTGCGCTTCGCCAAGGCCCCGCCGCGCGAGCCGTTGGATTCCCGTTCACTGGCCACGGTCGCCTTCACGATCCCGCCCGGCGCGAAGTCGCACGAGGTCAAGGCTACAAAAGTCCTGCCGCGCGACGCGTTGCTCGTTTCATTGCGTCCGCACATGCACCTTCGCGGGAAATCCTTCCGCTTCATCGCCGAGCAACCGGACGGGCGGGAGGAAATCCTGCTCGATGTTCCGAAGTGGAATTTCGAGTGGCAGGTCGAATACATCCTCGCCAAACCGAAGCTGCTGCCGCGCGGCACGCGACTGCGCGCCCACGCCACTTACGACAACAGCTCAGGGAACCCGGCCAACCCGGACCCGACGAAGGAGGTTTTCTTTGGACTCCAGAGCCACGAGGAAATGATGATCGGCTACTACGAAGTCGTGTGGGGACCGGACCCGCGGGCCGCGTCTGCCAAAGGCGCGGTGCGCCCTGCGCCCTAG
- a CDS encoding adenosylhomocysteinase has product MSSSPIAPAAPDYSVRDVSLAEWGRKTIEVCEHEMPGLMAIRKKYGPQKPLNGVRITGSLHMTIETAILIETLKELGASVRWASCNIFSTQDHAAAAIAKAGTPVFAHKGETLEEYWNFTLAALTHPGNKGPQLIVDDGGDATLLIHKGYELENGDTWVNTPSDNHEVAVIKALLKRVAKERHGFWHEVVKDWKGVSEETTTGVHRLYQMLEQGKLLVPAINVNDSVTKSKFDNLYGCRESLADGIKRATDVMIAGKVAVVCGYGDVGKGSAHSLRGFGARVIVTEIDPINALQAAMEGFEVTTLEDTLGTGDIYVTTTGNCDVITLDHILKMKDQAIVCNIGHFDNEIQVDKLNTLKGVKRINVKPQYDKYALPNGRTIYLLAEGRLVNLGCATGHPSFVMSNSFTNQCLAQLDLWKNHDTNKVGVYRLPKHLDEEVARLHLERIGVKLTKLTKKQADYLGVPVEGPYKPEHYRY; this is encoded by the coding sequence ATGAGTTCTTCTCCCATCGCGCCAGCCGCCCCGGATTACTCCGTCCGTGACGTCTCGCTCGCCGAGTGGGGCCGCAAAACCATCGAAGTTTGCGAGCACGAGATGCCCGGCCTCATGGCCATTCGCAAGAAATACGGCCCGCAGAAGCCGCTTAACGGCGTGCGCATCACCGGTTCGCTGCACATGACCATCGAGACGGCGATTCTCATCGAGACGCTGAAGGAACTCGGCGCGTCCGTGCGCTGGGCCAGTTGCAACATTTTTAGCACGCAAGACCATGCCGCCGCCGCGATCGCCAAAGCCGGCACGCCCGTGTTCGCGCACAAGGGCGAAACGCTCGAAGAGTATTGGAACTTCACCCTCGCCGCGCTGACGCATCCCGGCAATAAAGGCCCGCAACTCATCGTGGACGATGGCGGCGACGCCACGCTGCTCATCCACAAAGGCTACGAACTCGAAAACGGCGACACCTGGGTCAACACGCCGAGCGACAACCACGAAGTCGCCGTCATCAAGGCGCTGCTCAAGCGCGTCGCAAAGGAACGCCACGGTTTCTGGCACGAAGTCGTGAAAGACTGGAAAGGCGTTTCCGAAGAAACGACCACCGGCGTGCATCGCCTTTACCAGATGTTGGAGCAGGGCAAGCTTCTCGTGCCCGCCATCAACGTCAACGACTCCGTCACCAAGTCCAAGTTCGACAACCTCTACGGCTGCCGCGAATCGCTTGCGGACGGCATCAAGCGCGCCACCGACGTGATGATCGCCGGCAAGGTCGCGGTCGTCTGCGGCTACGGCGACGTCGGCAAGGGCAGCGCGCATTCGCTCCGCGGATTCGGCGCGCGCGTCATCGTCACCGAGATTGACCCCATCAACGCGCTGCAAGCCGCGATGGAAGGTTTCGAAGTCACCACGCTCGAAGACACGCTCGGCACGGGCGACATCTACGTGACGACCACCGGCAATTGCGACGTCATCACGCTCGATCACATCCTCAAGATGAAGGACCAGGCGATCGTGTGTAACATCGGCCACTTCGACAACGAGATTCAGGTGGACAAGCTCAACACGTTGAAAGGCGTGAAGCGCATCAACGTGAAGCCGCAGTATGACAAATACGCGCTGCCGAACGGCCGCACGATTTATCTGCTCGCCGAAGGCCGTCTAGTGAATCTCGGCTGCGCCACCGGCCATCCGAGCTTCGTGATGAGCAACAGCTTCACCAACCAATGCCTCGCGCAATTGGACCTGTGGAAGAACCACGACACGAACAAAGTCGGCGTGTATCGCCTGCCCAAGCATCTCGACGAAGAAGTCGCCCGCCTGCACCTCGAGCGCATCGGCGTGAAGCTGACGAAGCTCACCAAGAAACAGGCCGACTACCTCGGCGTGCCGGTCGAAGGTCCCTACAAGCCGGAGCACTACCGCTACTAG
- a CDS encoding methionine adenosyltransferase, producing the protein MSKNYIFSSESVGEGHPDKVCDTISDAVLDACLAQDKFSRVACETYAKSNLVVVGGEITTKAKLDFNQIARDAIRGIGYTHDDDVFHADKVLIMNAVTSQSPDIAQGVDAKAAEGKAHAEQGAGDQGLMFGYACNETPELMPAPIMFAHQLGRELTRLRKAGAVKWLRPDAKSQVSVRYVNDQPVEITNVVISTQHSADVKHRTIKEFCIDAVITKTLPKRLLTKRTQFLINPTGRFVVGGPQGDTGLTGRKIIVDSYGGMGRHGGGAFSGKDPSKVDRSAAYMGRYVAKNIVAAGLATSAEIQFAYAIGHPEPVSVCINTFGTAQSGLTDEQIEKAVCAVFSFKPADIVKQLNLLRPIYGKTTNYGHFGKVDDLASITWERHDKAAALKRAVK; encoded by the coding sequence ATGAGCAAAAACTACATTTTCTCCTCGGAATCGGTCGGCGAAGGCCACCCGGACAAGGTTTGCGACACGATCTCCGACGCCGTGCTGGACGCCTGCCTCGCGCAGGACAAATTCAGCCGCGTGGCGTGCGAGACTTACGCGAAGTCCAACCTCGTCGTCGTCGGCGGCGAGATCACCACGAAGGCCAAGCTGGACTTCAACCAGATCGCCCGCGACGCCATCCGCGGCATCGGCTACACGCACGACGACGACGTCTTCCACGCCGACAAGGTGCTCATCATGAACGCCGTCACGTCGCAGTCGCCCGACATCGCGCAGGGCGTGGACGCGAAGGCCGCCGAGGGCAAGGCGCACGCCGAGCAGGGCGCAGGCGACCAGGGGTTGATGTTCGGCTACGCGTGCAACGAGACGCCGGAGTTGATGCCCGCGCCGATCATGTTCGCCCACCAGCTCGGCCGCGAGCTGACGCGGTTGCGCAAGGCCGGCGCGGTGAAGTGGCTCCGGCCCGATGCGAAATCGCAGGTGTCCGTCCGCTACGTGAACGATCAACCCGTCGAGATCACCAACGTGGTCATCTCCACGCAACACAGCGCGGACGTGAAGCACAGGACGATCAAGGAATTCTGCATCGACGCGGTCATCACGAAGACGCTGCCGAAGCGCCTGCTCACGAAGCGCACGCAGTTCCTCATCAACCCGACGGGCCGGTTCGTCGTCGGCGGGCCGCAGGGAGACACCGGTTTGACCGGCCGCAAGATCATCGTGGACAGCTACGGCGGCATGGGGCGGCACGGCGGCGGCGCCTTCAGCGGCAAGGACCCGAGCAAGGTGGACCGCAGCGCGGCCTACATGGGCCGTTACGTGGCGAAGAACATCGTCGCCGCGGGCCTCGCGACGAGCGCGGAGATTCAGTTCGCCTACGCCATCGGCCATCCCGAACCGGTCAGCGTGTGCATCAACACCTTCGGCACCGCGCAGAGTGGCCTGACGGACGAGCAGATCGAGAAGGCCGTGTGCGCCGTGTTCAGCTTCAAGCCCGCGGACATCGTGAAGCAACTCAACCTGCTGCGCCCGATCTACGGCAAGACCACCAACTACGGCCATTTCGGCAAGGTCGACGACCTCGCCAGCATCACGTGGGAGCGCCATGACAAGGCTGCGGCCTTGAAGCGAGCTGTAAAGTAG